The genomic interval TCTGTTTTCATCTGGTATCACCCTGCTGAAATCCACTTCCCAATAATAATGATTTTTACATCTCACATATCCACAGGAATGGATAGATGTAAAATTAAGGTGGAATCCTGAAGACTATGCTGGAATAACATCTATCCGTGTCCCATCAGATTCTATTTGGATTCCAGATATTGTGCTCTATGACAAGTAAGGTTTGAATCTTTTCATACAAAATGCACTTACTTTATAACTTTGCTGGCCAAAGTGCTTCTATGAGGCTCAGTGGATAGACATAATGTGTACATTTATTGGGCTAAGAACCTGTGGAAGAAATTGCCTCTGAATGCAAATAGACTTTGTTGCCATGTTAAATGctcaaatgttttgcttttcttctgaatgGAATTCAGTCCCTCTCACACATTTTATTGTGtgaacttttttatttattggagAAAAATGTCTTGCACAGTGCTGGGTATAGTGTAGTGTGATGAGAGGGAAGTAACTAATTTATGCTGCTGTAGGTTATATTCAGCATGGAATTAAAGTCAAGTACGTTTAACTGTAAGGgggggttgggttggttttgattttttttcttttgaaaataaacagatcTCAGAAACAAGAACTACTGAGTTAGCCTTTCTGCACAACTCAGGTGCACATACAGTGCTTTTACATTTCCTGACTTGTCAAGTCAGGCCGTTAAATAAACGATAAAAGGCCGTTGCAGTGATTGTAAATTCAAGTTTGGGCACAAGTATTATTTTACCTGTTTCGTGactatttttcttcaataaTTATGATTTGGCTGAATTTAAAAGCACTTATTCTGTCTTACTAATAGAAACACCAGAGCTGGGTCATGCTGTTAAAGATCAGAATTTTACAGTCCTTTCATAAGACATTGGGACCGTAGAAAGTTGCACAGATCTTTTCAGGActtgaaaatattcttcaatCTTCCAAAGCTGCTTACCTTTGTTAGCTTCAgatttgaggggaaaaagttGACTatgaaaacaacacaaaatttTTGCTATCAAGGGATAGACAGCTGAAATGACAATAACAAAGcataatttcttcttaaaaaacatCCCCACACCCCACATTGTAATTGCCTGCAtttatctttcttctttcagtgcAGATGGACGTTTTGAGGGAACATCTACAAAAACAGTGGTGAAATATGATGGCACCATTGCCTGGACTCCACCAGCAAACTACAAAAGTTCTTGTACTATTGATGTAACATTCTTCCCCTTTGACCTTCAAAATTGCTCAATGAAATTTGGTTCCTGGACTTACGATGGTTCACAGGTTGATCTAATTCTTGAAGATTATGATGTTgacaaaagagatttttttgatAATGGAGAATGGGAAATAGTGACTGCAACAGGAAGCAAAGGAAACAGGACTGATGGATGCTGCTGGTATCCTTTTGTTACATATTCATTTATAATTAGACGTTTGCCACTTTTTTACACTTTGTTTCTCATTATTCCTTGTATTGGGCTTTCATTTCTAACTGTCCTTGTCTTCTATCTTCCTTCAAATGAAGGTGAAAAAATTTCACTCTGCACTTCAGTACTGGTATCTTtgactgtttttcttcttgttattgaagaaattattccatcATCTTCTAAAGTTATCCCGCTCATAGGAGAGTACTTGGTGTTTACTATGATATTTGTGACCTTGTCCATTGTGATCACTGTCTTTGCTATCAACATCCACCACCGCTCCTCGTCCACACACAACGCCATGGCACCCTGGGTTCGCAAGATATTTCTGCACAAGCTGCCCAAGCTGCTCTGTATGAGAAGCCACGTCGACAGGTACTTTGCTCAGAAGGAGGAAACAGCAAATATGAACGGATCAGAATCATCCAGGAACACCTTGGAAGCAGCTCTGGATTCCATCCGCTATATTACGAGACACGTGATGAAGGAGAATGAAGTTCGCGAGGTGGGTGTGTTAGTCCTGCTCTACTGATTTTGTACAAGTGCAAATTAGAAAACCAAGGGCTTTACTGTGCAGTTGCATATTAAAGACGTGCTACAGATTCCCAGCTTTTGGACTTTGCTGAAAGTTGTGTTGTtgtttccactggaaaaaagTGCAAATATGGTACAATACTGAGAATATTTGGCTGATACAGTACAGTATTTGGGGTCTTCAAAAgtcttttgctgtttttttgaGAAGTTCTTGTCATTAGTTACACATTGTGAGACACTTGTCTGTGACAAGAGCATGTACTGTAACTGTTCCCTACAGCACTTCTGAGATGACAGGAGAAGGAGCTCTTTTTCACTTTAATTGAAGGCTATCTTGAAAAACGCATTTGCCTTATATTTTCCAAATAGATACTGCCAAGACTTGTCTTGCAGCTTTCAATTCTGAATAAAAACAGTTTGAGTGCTCTAAGTTATATTAGTTTAAATGCAGGCTATAGCCATATGTTGGCCATTTTGTGCTCAGTCCATTGAAACATGGACTCAATGACTTCCTAAGTGTTCTCTTCTACCCTTACTATTATTTGTCCCtaagttttattaaaatatgtcaGAGGCTTTTTTTTAGTGTCAGAATGAATTTTCACTCTTACCCTTATCTTAATTATCCTTAATGAATGTTTACAATGTTTGTGTAAGAGCAttagaaatctgttttctttacaTGCTCTTCGAGCTAGCACCATTGGTACATCAGAGACTTAAATGCTATTTCCAGTCTAATGTAGAAGTTTGTAGAAATACAGAAGTTTGTGGTGTACTGTCTGTTCCTGATGGCAAAGCCTGAGGTTCTTTCAGTCTATATGGGAATTGCTGCCTTCAGAAGGCTCTGTTTGCTGAGAGTGTGTTCTCCCATACGAGACTAGGAGCAATGTGCCTCCTCTGATGTGCCTTCTCAGGACTTGATTCTGACATTGTCACAAGGGACGCGGCCtagatttttaataaatgtatcTGCTGTACTGTTAAAGCAGCATCTGCATTGTATGAACAACAGAAATAGAATAGTTTGCtattaaatacataatttccTGTAAATTAAGGGTTGACTGTTAGGGACACGTAGtaagtattttgtttttcaagtgtAATGTTGTTACTATAAACCttggaaattaatttacagCTGACTGGGGATTCAGTTGTTTTATTATTACTGGGCTCCAGAGAATGCAAGCTTTAATTGCAAAAGTTGTTAATAAGCACTAGACAGCTAGTGCTATTGCAGCCTTACATCTTAGGAAGCATTAAGCTTGGGAAACATGGATAGCTCCAGTTCAAATCCAAGACAATTGTTTGGCAGGGTTTTAATTTGCTTGCACAATTATATCTTCAATACTTGCACAACTATGTATAGATATGAATAATTTTATCAAAAAGGAAAGTATTCTTGAAACTACTGTCAGTATTCTCCCCAGTGTATAATTCTTTGCAGCTTTCAGCAATTCTTTGTAACACAACAGCTGCTCTGTactaacaataaaaaaaaatttatttactaCTTGggaggtttggttttggttttctggtTAGTTTTTTGTTGCGGGTTGgtgtttttggttgtttggagtttttttacaACTTTTGCTTCCAACTCCTGCTTGGGAGTTCCACGTCATGATGTCATGTGCCATGTATCCTGCAGTATGTTAGAAAATGGCAGGCCGGTCTCATCTGCATCGATGAGGATGTTTGGTGCTCCTCAGGGTCAATTTCTGCATCAAAATCTACATAGTTTGTCAATCTTCACAGAGGGAAGCTTGCTTCATTTCTAACTCCCAATATAATTATAAACTATTGTTCCAGAGGGTTATTGTAGGGACATGGTTGGAAAAAGTGTACCTTGAAATAACTAAGAATTGCAGGATTTGGTACTGTATTTTCACCTGTTCTTGCACACACTGACCAGCTCATGTGCTCTCTGTTTTAGGTTGTTGAAGACTGGAAATACATTGCTCAGGTGCTTGATCGAATGTTCTTATGGGCTTTTCTTCTGGTTTCAATAATTGGATCACTTGTGTTATTTATTCCTGTTATTCATAAATGGGCAAGTATAATAGTCCCTACCCACATAGGCAGTGCAAATGCATAAAGTATTTTTGAAGCTGTGTCCTACTGACCTGGCTCTAAGTTTTGCAGTAGCTCTATTTCCATGCATGTTCTTTGTAGGCATGTTTCTGgtagagtgaaaaaaaaaaaaaaaaaaaatccagaactAGAAAATTAGGTTTATCTTAAAGCATGGCATTCCCAGGACACGTAGAAGTCAGTTTGCTTATTGCCAGTGTACTGAGTTACTGCCAAGCGAGGTCAGAATTAAAAGAACCTTTTCAAGCCATGGCATGTATGATTTATCAAAAAAGCAGACACTGACACCTACTGTGATATAGAAggatttcaattttttaatgatGATCACTGTAGTCCAATTATTAAATTACTATATAAATCGTTATActgaataataaatatttgcaattaCACAGTAGAGTTGCTTATTTCAATTTAGTATATAAAGGTGAATTTTCATCTGGTCTCTTCAGTGTGTTGTAGAAGTCTGAAATTTTGCCAGagtgatttaaaataataaaaatataagttaAACTTCctgtatatataatatacaacTAAGAACAGCAATTTGGCCATATTTGGCCTTTGTAAATTTTCAGTGGAATTTGCTGCtaaattttaaagtttgttaATTCTGTGATACCAACATGAGCATTTAATAAACCTTAAAATGCCTAAAGGATGTGTGTATATTGATGTCTCCATCAGCTTTGGAAAGGAAGGCAAAGGCAGTTAACTGAGTTCCCAAGGTTCATAAGTATTCTAAGGGGCTGGAACATTCAGATTTCTTTATTCTTGATGAAGAATTTGATACAGTGTGTTAGTTTGCAGACATGTTCATTATTTCCTGTATCTGGGTGTTTCTCAGAATTAAGATTTTAAGCACAGGCATAAGGAATTTGTGGAGTGACTctgttgagcaggacaggaacagagaactccagatcagaaggcaaagaaaatgagctctctctttatttcaaatgtaccactctatatatagagaacatcgagaagacgaatttcattggtcttagagtaaaaacatcccacaccattggtgggcagtgaatgacacacagtagcagaacatatctataaacaatgtgaataacaagattagagaattatttacattctttcccaactgtttcccaggctcttgcctggttagaaaaccttcctctttctctctgactgagctgagaatacccacagtGGAGtgtctttctgaagaaaatgggTTATGAATTACTCCGCTGTGGAACCAAATGGAGATGATTAATGATTTTCACATTTGTTTAACTGAACTTAAGAGAGCTGCCTTGGATTAGttctttcactttaaaaaccATATGTAACTCTAAGCAGCAAGGACTTAGAGTTTTCCGTATTTCCTTTTTCCGAAGATCATTGAAAATGAGCTTGCAATTTTTCAATTACTCCATTGAAATATATTCTTTACAGTGATTCCAATGCtacctttcttcctttcttaatAGCTCTGTTTCTGGAAAAGACTCTAAAATAGTTGGGTGTTTTCCTACACGAGagttttttcagtgttgttcATAATATAATTGCATCCTGTAGGCCTAATACAGGAGTAGAGCAGGCTAGAGCAAATCTTAGGAAGTTTGTTTGCTTAAATTAGTACATGTATAATAATATGTTTAGGTGAGAAGTTTTAGTGTAAACTGTGGTATCTTCaataattttaagtttttataGTGCTTATAAATTTGAATAACAGATATATATTTCTCCCACACTCCCTCCCAGATCTCCTTTAGAAAAGTCCTGCACTGATTATAGTAGTGATTACTTATGTCGTAATTTATATCTaattgaatatttatttcaaaatgttttaatctGCAAGACATTCTTGGTTTTGTGTAGCTTTTAAAGCTCATAGGTAGGGAAATTATATCAGGCAGACCTTTTTTTATAATAATAGTTAGGGAATTATTCTTCTTCATTTACACAACTACATCTGACATTGGATATCCATGTTTCCTCTATTCCCATCATAATTTGCAAGGTGAATTTGCAAAGATTatctgttttaattaattaatgtaaGAGCTTTAACTTCACAGTATTACTGAGGTTAGACAATCCATCAATGACTTTTCCTGTGTGCATGTTGCAGAAATACTTCAGATAGCTTGTTTCCTCTTCAAatacaacatttctttttaaagtcttCCACAGGTTTGAATTACTGAAATTTATTCTTAACTGTAGAGAAAGCAAAGTGAGCACAACTGTAGATTAGATAcatatcttatttttttaactccCCATTTCATGTCTTTCCCCTTGCTAAATTATGTCTCCAGGCTGCCCAGTTACATCATGATGGGCAGCACATTGTCCAGTGGAGTCACTCTCTTTATTATTATAGTAACTCAGTTTTTGCAAAGGCATGGATTTCTTTTAGTGACTTCTAGTCTGATCATGATAGATTCAGATAACACAGTTGACACTGGAGTCCTTGGGGTCTTCTGCTTATCAGGTGTGTCTGAAACAAAAGAATGTTAATATACTCAGAAGCATGAACTTTTACGTCTGTAACTTACTGCTGAATGTATTGAACTGTAGGTAGTACTACCTTATATAGATCTCTGTCACTCgctcaaaataaatgaaaaaaagggcACAATTTTCAAcagtttgattatttttattttcataaatattatATCACTTGATACACTGTATTTCCACAAAGTTTTCGGTTTGGTACAGAGAGAACAGTTcgtattttttaaaaatattatctgatTACAGTGTTTTGTTGCATTCTTTATTCATGCTCTTAAATAATCTGCAgttactgattaaaaaaaaaaaaaaaagaagctataTATGCCTAAGCAACAATTTTAGCACACTTTACAGGACTATTTTTCTCTATCTGCCTTACCTTGGCATAAAACGCTTCACTACAGCAGGATGCCTCTGTATCCAAAGTGCTCTGTCTGAGTATTTTGATCCTTTGCATCACTTGCAGACTGTCTTATTGTGTGTTTTACTTGTACACAATTCTAAACATCATTAGGTttgagcaggttttttttccgACAGCCTTCACATACATTGCAATCTAGGGATACACAGAATTTACTTTATGGCTGCTTTATCACCATCATCTGTTATTTACCtatctgttttccctttgtaaCAAACCCCTCCTCAGTCCTTTCTTGCCGTTGTGTGGGTCAGTTTGTACAGCAGGTGGCAATGTCTGCTCTCCAGCTGTTTGGCACTTGTGCTTCCCACCTTGTATCCTTGTGAGGGTGTTAATGGAACTATGAACTCCTATGTCTATGAACTCCCTCCAGAAGATCCTGGCACGCTCTGAGGAAGCTCGGGACCGGACCACAAAACAAACCTAGTAGCCCAAAGCATTCAACTCATCTTGACGTTCCAAATGCTCGtgtaattttccatttctttattaACCCCTTCTTAAATCATTCCTATAAAGTTTAACATGCTGCCTCTGTCTTCTTCAGTTATTGCAGGGAGTAGCTGTAAAGCATAGCTTGTATTACTTTGAGATTAGTTTTCATAAAGGTTccaaataattcctttttccGCATTTTGAACAAAGCTGCCTTGGTCAAGTGAAGTTGAAGCCAAGAGAGATCCTTGTTCTACTACATGGAAGAGACATGAGATGCTGGGAGAGGGAGGCAGAGTTGATTGGCAGTTTTATTTGATTTcacaacattttatttaatttttacatttcatcTCCAGCCATCAGAGGTTGTAAAAACAATCCTGCTGTTCCTAGAATGCATACCAGGATGAAAACCCATAGAAAAATACGATCAATTACCATGGCAACATATTTCCAATCATCCtgaatctgaaaagaaaaaaagaatagcaAGTTGTCATGTTTAGTAGGTGAGTAAGTTGCATTAGCAATAATACTATTTCATACAAGAAGCACAGTTTTTTTGCAGGTAGATATCCTTATGAATGCACAACTTAGACATTTGTTTTCACTGACAAATGAATTAATCCTGAAGAAGCTTTATTTGAATATGGTCTTTGGAGCAAAGCCAAAAGCTGTTGCTTCAAATCCAAAAGGTTGTTCACCAAGAAACTGGACTTGAGGAGACACAACTTCTCTATCCCAAAAATGAAAGTGTAAAGCTTTACATTTCTAGATGAACAGGTTTCTCCAGAAAATGTTACTGAAACAGACTGCTCCTACTGGCCTTTAGGTAGTatggaaaaagcaaagattAACTggtatataattattttttttactgtattatgTAGCACTGAAATTTGACTGTTTTCATGCATGATGTAAAATTCATCTCTGTACCCTTCATGTAAAGAGGGAACCAAGTTTCAAAAAACACctgatttttctaattttcttttatttacagtaAATTTTATAGCAAGAGTGACAATGAAGTATTCTATATGTTATATATTAATAGCAACTCAGTGATAATTTTTTGTTACTATTGAGattacaattcttttttttttgtttttcttcaagaaTTATAAGAAAAGAACTTGTTGGTTTtgaaatttgttctttttagCTTAGAACTTGTTTGTTAAGGGAAACttaaaaacccaaagcaacCCTGTATCTTCTGTACCAactaaatctaaatctaaataGAGTTCTGATTTAAATATAAACGAAGTGAAGTTAGAATGAAGTGCTATAGTTTGGCAATTTGAAAACTGTGAGCTACTGCTCATAGTACGTTTGAGGAATATGgtagaaaaaaaaccttttcatttttttttctcctttattgtattaaaatgcagctttatGAAAGATTCCGGTCCCTGTCTTGCGGAAGTTGCCTCATTTAGCTACAGCACTTTactctgcagcagcaacagaatGAGCACCATCATCACTGTGAGGGACATTCACAGAGGGTAAGCTGTGGGAGGGAGAATATAACTTTCTAAAGGCCATAGGGTAAGCAAATTCCACTATTAAGACTATAACTTGGAAAATCCTAACTTCCACACTCACGGGATGGGTGCTTTGTTATATTCCCCTTAAAGTGCCTCACTCAGTATATATACTGTCAATAAAGAGATCACTGGGCAGCAAAGCTGCTTCTCAGTTAGGTAAGTTTAAAATTGCACATATTTGTAATACAGCTTGTGTAATTTACTGGTATAAAATAATGGTCTCTTATCGGTTTTATCTGTTTGTTTGAGGACTTTTTCTTACCAAACACTCTAATGGCAAAAGGTATCTGCAGTTTGAGTAACAGTAAAATACGTTCTTACCTCTTTCGCttcattctgcattttcatattttctgcaATGTATTTCACACTTTCAATAGCTTCTCTCATTTCTGGTGacagaactgaaaatgaaagtgtAGGATCTACAGACTCAGAGCTTGAACTTCTAGTGAGATTGCCACTGAAATCCGAGAACTTTGTGCGCTGATACTGACAGCAGCTGCATGCCGTATCTTGACAAGCAAAGCCATCTTTGCAGCATTTGGTTTCAGAGCCATTGATGCAATTTAAGTTTGAGAACTCGGAAGTGAATAATGGTTTTGGCTTCTGATTATTCTCTTCATCACTGGCAGGCCTTGTCATGAACATGATCCGGGGAAGTAAGTTCAAGAAAATGGTTCTCACCCACACAGGCATTGTGTGTGTCTTGGGTGTTCTGTAGTGCACATTTAGTACAAATACTGTAATGACAATGGATAGAGTTACAAATATCATGGTGAAAAGGAGGTATTCCCCAATAAGGGGAATTACCAGGGAAGTAGAAGGTATAGTTTCTGTGATAACAAGAAGGAACACCGTTAAAGAGAGAAGCACTGATATGCAGAGTGTCACCTTCTCACCACAATCTGAGGGCAAGTAGAAAACTAATACAGTCAGAAAAGAAATCAGCAGACAGGGAATAATCATATTGATAGTGTAAAATAAAGGTAAACGCCTGATGTAAAGAGAATATGTGATGTCTGGATATATCTCTTCACAACAGTTGTATTTGATGTCATGTTTATACCCAGGAGCTTTAATTATAGCCCATTCTCCGCTCTCCCAGTAATCTTTCAGGTTCATTGTAGAGCCAATTAGAACTAAGTCAATTTTGGCTTTGTCGTAAGACCAGGAACCAAACTTCATGGTGCAGTTCTGATAATCAAATGGGAAGTAGGTTACATCTATTTTGCATGAACTTTTAAATATAGCTGGAGGTATCCAGGTCACATCACCCGTGTATTTTAAAAGGGCCTTCGTCTTGTCATCAACCTGGAAATCCCCAACTGCACTGTAAAGCaagtaaaaatagcaaaaattaGAATTATCTACTCCAGGTAGTTTCATACATTCAGATCATACACATGAACTCTTTAATCTGTTTTGGGGAAGTCAGCCATTACTTGTTTACTTGGAGCTGAATTGCTCATGCAAGACTGACTTGGTGGCCATCATAAATTTGCATGGTTAAACTGAAACAAACAGCTCTGTAAACTCACCAGGGAGGAGCTGAAAGCAAATATTCTCCCTGATTAATAGCATGGCTTGGTGCAATCAATATTCAAAATGGCAAATAACAAATGAGTCTTGTAGGCCCCTTCCAACTGAATTATTTCATTGTATTCTATTCTAGATTGATCAAGCACATCAGAATTCATGGAGTGATTAGAATATTATTGGTATTTCCACCTTGTTCATGGACAGTGCAGGTAGTAACTATGGAAGGAGGGATTAAGGTTATATGTATCTTTGCATAAGGAGTGTATTTGGTAAGAGGTTATTTTAAGTCCCATTTTGCTAACTTATATGATCCAgttgtatatatataaaaaaaattaaagtaaaattaaaggGTAATTTGAAGTTTTAAGGCCCCTGTTTGAAAAGGTGTGTCATCACTGCTGATCCATAGACCTGAGTTTTGGATCTGTGTAGCTGAGTCCATTTCTATGAGACTTGTGTTCTTACAGATCCATTTAGTTATGGTTTGGCTCTTTACAGTTTCAGAAATTGACATCTAAAGTAAACTTTCTCTGTGGCTTTTATTTGTCAATGGTGTCAGATTGTGAATTTGACTGCTAAAAAGCTAGAATTTGCATTCCTTTCAGTTAAAGTTGTGACTCGCAGGGGCGTGTGAAGGGGAAAAGCCAAGTTCACTTTGGCCTGCTCACTTGCAGCTCCAGGTTAGAGCATCCAGTGATGCTGACATAGCTGGCATGAAGGTGAGAACAGCAATGGGGGGATGCAGGACACAGGTGCgttgaaaagcagcttttcagtgCATTCTGTGAActtgctgctgatttttttagAGCTGGTAACATCACCCCTCTCTCCCTGAATTAAGAAGTTAAATACACAAGAGCCTTACTTGTTATACAAAACAATATCTGGCTTCCAGATCTGGCCAGATGGAACTCGGATGAATTCAGCACCTCCATAGTCTGCTGGATTCCACCGAAGCTTGTAATCATTCCAGATCTAATGATGGTAGAAATAAGTCTATGTTAGGTTTGtgaagaaactgaaattcagtGGACCAGATCTGAACCAAGTGCTGTCATACCACTTCCTGGGTTGATTTATTTTGGATACTGCAGTGTTTAGATATTTCTTTAACAAACACATATGTGTGGTGTTTGTTCATATGCAGATTGTAGGAGGGCCTAGATATCTAGACATTATATACATGTGGCTGTCCCAGGAATGCCTACTCAGTAGCTGGAACAAGCTGAAAGAAGGAATAAGACACTCTCTTCAGAGAGTGTAGGATTGTAATAATAACTTTGATCTCAAAAAAGCAGGTGTCTATGGGACAGTGAAAATAACTTCCTGGAGGCTGGTGGTGCAAGCTGTGAGCATCCATTGAGGGACCTTGGCTCAGTGAGAGCTCCAGCATGTTATGGCTCAGGCCTTTATCACTAGCACTTGTTAAACCCCATTTTAACAAACTTGAATATCAAGCTGAATGTGGGAACAAAGTTGGTTCTAAGCCGACTGAAACAGTGAgtaactgcatttttaaaaatacttttaaacaTGAAGTACACATTTTTCGTTTGTTGTCACTTTACGGGAGCTAACCAGCCCCAAGCGCCGCCGTGCGGGACCTCCGAGCCGAGGTGCTTCCTTTGCGCTGACGTCTGCCAAGGCAGCGATTTGGAAGTCTCCTAAGCAAAAATCTTGTATTTAGCGGCTGCAGCAAGCGTAGCAGCCTTGCTCTCCTCCcgtcccttcccttccctccccgtccccgcggccccgctcccgtTCTGTCCCCGCCTGCCGGGCGGCGCGCCGGCCGCTGGGGGGCAGCAGCGCCCCGGGCAAGGGTTCGGGCGGCACCGCCGGCGCAGAGCGGGGGAGCGGGGTCTGCTCTGCCGGGGTCCTGTCCCGGGCTGCTGCCTAAGGATGCTCTGCCGGGGTCCTGTCCTTGGATGCTGCCTAAGGATGCTCTGCCGGGGTCCTGTCCTTGGATGCTGCCTAAGGATGCTCTGCCGGGGTCCTGTCCTTGGATGCTGCCTAAGGATGCTCTGCCGGGGTCCTGTCCCGGGATGCTGCCTAAGGATGCTCTGCCGGGGTCCTGTCCCGGGCTGCTGCCTAAGGATGCTCTGCCGGCATCCTGTCCCGGGCTGCTGCCTAAGGATGCTCTCCCGGCATCCTGTCCAGGGCTGCTGTCCCGGGCTGCTGCCTAAGGATGCTCTCCCGGCATCCTGTCCAGGGCTGCTGTCCCGGGATGCTGCCTAAGGATGCTCTCCCGGCGTCCTGTCCCGGGCTGCTGCCTAAGGATGCTCTCCCCGCATCCTGtccagggctgctgtccagggctgCTGCCTAAGGATGCTCTCCCGGCATCCTGTCCAGGGCTGCTGTCCCGGGATGCTGCCTAAGGATGCTCTGCCGGCATCCTGTCCAGGGATGCTGCCTAAGGATGCTCTGCCGGCATCCTGTCCCTGGATGCTGCCTAAGGATGCTCTCCCGGCGTCCTGTCCCGGGCTGCTGTCCCGGGATACGTCTGTGCTCCGCGGGATCCGAGCCTGGTGCCGACCCCGCAAGCCCGGTGCTCCCGCAGCCCACAGACGCCTCGCGGGGCGGGCGGCTCTCGTGGCCCCGCGTTGCCCCGGCGGAGCGGGGAACACTCCCG from Vidua chalybeata isolate OUT-0048 chromosome 13, bVidCha1 merged haplotype, whole genome shotgun sequence carries:
- the CHRNA5 gene encoding neuronal acetylcholine receptor subunit alpha-5 — translated: MAGRGAPPSRGLAPSVLLLTWLCAPLLGQPGASREAVSEPSFIAKSEDRLFKHLFEDYQRWVRPVERLNDTIKIKFGLAISQLVDVDEKNQLMTTNVWLKQEWIDVKLRWNPEDYAGITSIRVPSDSIWIPDIVLYDNADGRFEGTSTKTVVKYDGTIAWTPPANYKSSCTIDVTFFPFDLQNCSMKFGSWTYDGSQVDLILEDYDVDKRDFFDNGEWEIVTATGSKGNRTDGCCWYPFVTYSFIIRRLPLFYTLFLIIPCIGLSFLTVLVFYLPSNEGEKISLCTSVLVSLTVFLLVIEEIIPSSSKVIPLIGEYLVFTMIFVTLSIVITVFAINIHHRSSSTHNAMAPWVRKIFLHKLPKLLCMRSHVDRYFAQKEETANMNGSESSRNTLEAALDSIRYITRHVMKENEVREVVEDWKYIAQVLDRMFLWAFLLVSIIGSLVLFIPVIHKWASIIVPTHIGSANA
- the CHRNA3 gene encoding neuronal acetylcholine receptor subunit alpha-3, which gives rise to MESLNTLLLTAAVCFLCQGCGGSEAEHRLYAALFKSYNQFVRPVKNVSDPVIIQFEVSMSQLVKVDEVNQIMETNLWLKHIWNDYKLRWNPADYGGAEFIRVPSGQIWKPDIVLYNNAVGDFQVDDKTKALLKYTGDVTWIPPAIFKSSCKIDVTYFPFDYQNCTMKFGSWSYDKAKIDLVLIGSTMNLKDYWESGEWAIIKAPGYKHDIKYNCCEEIYPDITYSLYIRRLPLFYTINMIIPCLLISFLTVLVFYLPSDCGEKVTLCISVLLSLTVFLLVITETIPSTSLVIPLIGEYLLFTMIFVTLSIVITVFVLNVHYRTPKTHTMPVWVRTIFLNLLPRIMFMTRPASDEENNQKPKPLFTSEFSNLNCINGSETKCCKDGFACQDTACSCCQYQRTKFSDFSGNLTRSSSSESVDPTLSFSVLSPEMREAIESVKYIAENMKMQNEAKEIQDDWKYVAMVIDRIFLWVFILVCILGTAGLFLQPLMAGDEM